The following are encoded together in the Thalassomonas haliotis genome:
- the cmoA gene encoding carboxy-S-adenosyl-L-methionine synthase CmoA produces the protein MQKSTTDLIYSNPHSQVKDFTFDAQVAEVFPDMISRSVPGYNTIIDTIGRLSQRYVTDKSNVYDLGCSLGAATLAMRRAIDAENCQIIGVDNSGAMVERCKIHIQAFKGRTPVEIRQANIQDIDIKNASMVVLNFTLQFIDKAERQALISKIAQGLNPGGILVLSEKITQSDEVSRELLTDLHHEFKKANGYSELEVAQKRTALENVMRTDTLETHHQRLSQAGFNHITPWFQCFNFFSLVAIK, from the coding sequence GCAAAAATCAACAACCGATTTAATTTATTCCAATCCCCACTCCCAGGTGAAAGACTTCACCTTTGATGCCCAGGTCGCGGAAGTTTTTCCGGATATGATCAGCCGCTCCGTCCCCGGCTATAATACCATCATAGATACCATAGGCCGGTTGAGCCAGAGGTATGTCACCGACAAGTCTAACGTTTATGATCTCGGCTGCTCCCTCGGGGCCGCCACCCTGGCGATGCGCCGGGCGATCGACGCCGAAAACTGCCAGATTATCGGGGTCGATAATTCCGGGGCCATGGTCGAGCGCTGCAAAATTCATATCCAGGCCTTTAAGGGACGAACCCCGGTGGAGATCCGCCAGGCCAATATCCAGGATATCGACATTAAAAATGCTTCCATGGTCGTGCTCAACTTTACTTTACAGTTTATCGACAAGGCCGAGCGCCAGGCGCTGATCAGTAAAATTGCCCAAGGATTAAATCCCGGCGGTATCCTGGTCTTGTCTGAAAAAATCACCCAAAGTGATGAAGTCAGCCGCGAGCTGCTTACCGATTTGCACCATGAGTTTAAAAAGGCCAACGGCTACAGCGAACTTGAAGTAGCGCAAAAGCGCACCGCACTGGAAAATGTCATGCGCACCGATACCTTAGAAACTCATCACCAACGTTTAAGCCAGGCCGGCTTTAACCATATTACCCCCTGGTTCCAGTGTTTTAACTTTTTCTCATTAGTAGCTATTAAATGA